A genomic region of Clavibacter michiganensis subsp. insidiosus contains the following coding sequences:
- a CDS encoding manganese catalase family protein: MFFHKQELQHSATPDKPDPIYARHLQEVLGGQYGEISVAMQYGFQSWNSKLPGKYRDMLYGIGAEEFGHVEMLAIMIAKLLETAPVEATEDAMKDPTLAAVIGGGDIQHAIVAGAGARPVDANGNPWQGSFITASGNLLADFHANANAEMQGRLQVARLHHMTDDKGVKDLLSFLLARDTMHQNQWLAAIAELQAEGTESLPVPGDFPIELEDRDVSYQYLNFSDGPAAAEGTWASGPAPDGKGTFSYHDGPTSSVPMPAPPLGNPLLHGTIPPKDPGLLKKAASAVKDAVTPE, translated from the coding sequence ATGTTCTTCCACAAGCAGGAGCTGCAGCACAGCGCCACCCCCGACAAGCCCGACCCCATCTACGCCCGTCACCTCCAGGAGGTGCTCGGCGGCCAGTACGGCGAGATCTCCGTGGCCATGCAGTACGGCTTCCAGTCCTGGAACTCGAAGCTCCCCGGCAAGTACCGCGACATGCTCTACGGCATCGGCGCGGAGGAGTTCGGCCACGTCGAGATGCTGGCCATCATGATCGCCAAGCTGCTCGAGACCGCGCCGGTCGAGGCGACCGAGGACGCGATGAAGGACCCCACCCTCGCAGCCGTCATCGGCGGCGGGGACATCCAGCACGCGATCGTCGCCGGAGCCGGCGCGCGCCCGGTGGACGCGAACGGGAACCCGTGGCAGGGATCCTTCATCACCGCGAGCGGCAACCTCCTCGCCGACTTCCACGCCAACGCGAACGCCGAGATGCAGGGCCGGCTCCAGGTGGCCCGGCTGCACCACATGACCGACGACAAGGGCGTGAAGGATCTCCTCTCCTTCCTCCTCGCGCGCGACACCATGCACCAGAACCAGTGGCTCGCCGCGATCGCCGAGCTGCAGGCCGAGGGCACCGAGAGCCTGCCCGTGCCCGGCGACTTCCCCATCGAGCTCGAGGACCGCGACGTGTCGTACCAGTACCTCAACTTCTCGGACGGCCCTGCGGCAGCCGAGGGGACGTGGGCCTCCGGCCCCGCGCCCGACGGCAAGGGCACGTTCAGCTACCACGACGGCCCGACCTCCTCGGTGCCGATGCCCGCGCCGCCCCTCGGCAACCCGCTGCTCCACGGCACGATCCCGCCGAAGGACCCGGGCCTGCTGAAGAAGGCGGCGAGCGCCGTGAAGGACGCCGTCACGCCCGAGTGA
- a CDS encoding zinc-dependent alcohol dehydrogenase: protein MKALTWQGIHDVEVKEVADPVIEQDTDAVIRITSTAICGSDLHLYEVFGPFLEKDDVLGHENMGVVEQVGSAVTKLKVGDRVVVPFVIACHDCFMCDKGLFTQCETTQVKAQGSGAALYGFSEMYGSIPGGQAERLRMPLADVNAIVVNSELPDERYLFLSDILPTAWQGVQYANVPQGGTLGVMGLGPVGQFASRIGKHLGYRVIAVDPVPERRAMAERHGIETLDLTDDVADKLREMVDGRGPDAMVEAVGMEAHGSPAASFAQKAAGLLPDGIAKKVMDVASVDRLAALHTAFDAVRRGGTVSISGVYGGEADPLPMKSLFDKQIAIRMGQCNVQYWIEDLLPLVEDPSDPLGVLDLVTHSVPLSEAAHMYEIFQKKEDGCIKVVLKP, encoded by the coding sequence ATGAAGGCACTCACCTGGCAGGGCATCCACGACGTCGAGGTCAAGGAGGTCGCCGACCCCGTGATCGAGCAGGACACCGACGCGGTGATCCGCATCACCTCGACCGCCATCTGCGGATCCGACCTCCACCTCTACGAGGTCTTCGGACCGTTCCTCGAGAAGGACGACGTGCTCGGGCACGAGAACATGGGCGTCGTCGAGCAGGTCGGCAGCGCCGTCACGAAGCTCAAGGTCGGCGACCGCGTCGTCGTCCCGTTCGTCATCGCCTGCCACGACTGCTTCATGTGCGACAAGGGCCTCTTCACGCAGTGCGAGACCACGCAGGTCAAGGCGCAGGGCAGCGGCGCCGCGCTCTACGGCTTCAGCGAGATGTACGGATCCATCCCCGGCGGCCAGGCCGAGCGCCTCCGCATGCCGCTCGCCGACGTCAACGCGATCGTCGTGAACAGCGAGCTCCCCGACGAGCGCTACCTCTTCCTCAGCGACATCCTCCCCACCGCCTGGCAGGGCGTGCAGTACGCGAACGTGCCCCAGGGCGGCACGCTCGGCGTCATGGGCCTCGGCCCGGTCGGCCAGTTCGCCTCGCGCATCGGCAAGCACCTCGGCTACCGCGTGATCGCGGTGGATCCCGTCCCCGAGCGCCGCGCCATGGCCGAGCGCCACGGCATCGAGACCCTCGACCTCACCGACGACGTCGCCGACAAGCTGCGCGAGATGGTCGACGGCCGCGGGCCGGACGCCATGGTCGAGGCCGTCGGCATGGAGGCGCACGGCAGCCCGGCCGCCTCGTTCGCGCAGAAGGCCGCGGGCCTGCTGCCCGACGGCATCGCGAAGAAGGTCATGGACGTCGCGAGCGTCGACCGCCTCGCGGCCCTGCACACGGCGTTCGACGCGGTCCGCCGCGGCGGCACCGTCTCCATCTCCGGCGTCTACGGCGGCGAGGCCGACCCGCTGCCCATGAAGTCGCTCTTCGACAAGCAGATCGCGATCCGCATGGGCCAGTGCAACGTGCAGTACTGGATCGAGGACCTGCTGCCGCTCGTCGAGGACCCGTCCGACCCGCTCGGCGTCCTCGACCTCGTCACGCACTCCGTGCCGCTCAGCGAGGCCGCGCACATGTACGAGATA